A region of Oscillospiraceae bacterium DNA encodes the following proteins:
- a CDS encoding HAD family hydrolase — MSYKIILFDLDGTLTDPGLGITNSVKYALERFGIHVGDNKQLYPFVGPPLIDSFMKFYGFSREQAEKAVVCFREYFKDKGIFENVPYAGIKKLLAELKAAEKTLVIATSKPEVFAKQILEHFGLAEYFSFVAGSTLDETRTVKSEVIEYALDSIGPVNLAECVMVGDREHDVLGAKAVGMDSIGVLYGYGSREEFEKAGAAHIVENMETLRKILI, encoded by the coding sequence ATGAGTTATAAAATAATACTATTCGATCTCGACGGTACGCTGACCGACCCGGGGCTGGGTATCACCAACTCGGTCAAATATGCATTGGAGCGGTTCGGAATTCATGTCGGGGACAATAAACAGCTCTACCCGTTTGTCGGCCCGCCGCTGATCGATTCATTTATGAAATTCTACGGGTTTTCACGAGAGCAAGCCGAAAAAGCGGTTGTCTGTTTTCGTGAATATTTCAAAGATAAAGGAATTTTTGAAAATGTGCCTTACGCGGGCATAAAAAAGCTTTTAGCCGAATTGAAAGCCGCCGAAAAGACGCTTGTTATCGCGACTTCGAAACCCGAGGTCTTCGCCAAACAAATTTTAGAGCATTTCGGGCTTGCGGAATATTTTTCGTTTGTCGCCGGTTCCACCCTCGATGAGACAAGAACCGTAAAAAGCGAGGTCATTGAATATGCGCTTGACAGCATCGGCCCTGTAAACTTGGCTGAATGCGTGATGGTCGGTGACCGGGAACACGACGTCCTGGGCGCGAAAGCGGTCGGTATGGATTCCATCGGCGTGTTATACGGTTACGGCAGCCGGGAAGAGTTTGAAAAAGCCGGTGCTGCGCATATTGTCGAAAACATGGAGACGCTCAGAAAAATTTTAATTTAG
- a CDS encoding histidine phosphatase family protein — MHLYVARHGETDNNVQGKYAGSSDVPLNQNGLQQAEALAQKLADIKFDVTVSSPLARARKTAETILNRCPETPLVIIKIFAERSVGVFEGLTKEEAKNQYPELFNRWCTRQLDDAPTGGETIRQFEAGIISGLEELKTRFPDKTVLLVCHGFVSRMINKQLKGLSYEEMHGFTLNNCEVAEYEL, encoded by the coding sequence ATGCACTTATATGTTGCCCGGCACGGAGAGACCGATAACAACGTTCAAGGAAAATATGCGGGAAGCAGTGACGTTCCGCTGAATCAAAACGGTCTTCAACAAGCCGAAGCGCTTGCGCAAAAACTCGCAGATATCAAATTCGACGTCACCGTCTCTTCCCCGTTAGCCCGTGCGCGCAAAACTGCCGAGACAATTTTAAATCGCTGCCCGGAAACACCGCTTGTGATCATAAAAATTTTCGCAGAGCGGAGTGTGGGCGTGTTTGAGGGATTGACAAAAGAAGAGGCGAAAAATCAATACCCCGAACTTTTCAACAGATGGTGTACCAGACAACTCGACGATGCACCGACCGGAGGCGAGACCATCCGCCAGTTTGAAGCCGGGATTATTTCGGGTTTAGAAGAATTGAAAACACGGTTTCCGGATAAAACCGTGCTGTTGGTATGCCACGGATTTGTCTCGCGGATGATAAACAAACAGCTCAAAGGGCTTTCTTATGAAGAAATGCATGGTTTTACGCTGAATAACTGCGAGGTCGCGGAATATGAGTTATAA
- a CDS encoding zinc-ribbon domain-containing protein, with the protein MYCRKCGVENQDHAKFCAECGERLDVSQSQNQNSNTYQSQPRYPYPPQSQYPNPPQSQQQYYPPYQQPYYQQDMYAQQAAANSAANASLTCGIIGLIIGGWILGIIAISQSNKAKNMGYVGGKATAGLVLGIIDIIGSVIVSIALMSQMANY; encoded by the coding sequence ATGTACTGCCGAAAATGCGGAGTGGAAAACCAGGATCACGCAAAATTCTGCGCGGAATGCGGTGAGAGGCTGGACGTCTCTCAATCGCAGAATCAGAATTCGAATACATACCAATCCCAACCCCGGTATCCCTATCCGCCCCAATCCCAATATCCGAATCCGCCTCAGTCTCAGCAGCAATACTATCCGCCGTACCAGCAGCCCTATTATCAGCAGGATATGTATGCGCAGCAGGCAGCCGCGAACAGCGCGGCTAACGCCTCACTCACATGCGGAATCATCGGCCTTATCATCGGAGGATGGATACTCGGAATTATCGCGATCTCACAGAGCAATAAGGCGAAAAATATGGGTTATGTCGGCGGCAAGGCTACAGCCGGGCTGGTTCTCGGCATCATCGACATCATCGGCTCGGTGATTGTTTCCATTGCTTTGATGTCTCAAATGGCGAATTATTGA
- the clpB gene encoding ATP-dependent chaperone ClpB, with translation MNTNQYTQKTIETINAAQGMAQENGNPYLMPEHLLYALVDQDGGLISSLFTKMGVDCDALLGELDTMIGALPKVSGGSGEVYASAETGKVLRFAEKVAEKMNDEYVSVEHLALGLLSEGTPQIKKLFSQHNVTKERFSEELSKVKTAPVTSDNPESTYEALKKYGIDLVERARKQELDPVIGRDPEIRNVIRILSRKTKNNPVLIGEPGVGKTAIAEGLAQRIVRGDVPEGLKEKTIFALDMGALIAGAKYRGEFEERLKAVLNEVKQAEGRIIMFIDELHTIVGAGKTEGSMDAGNLLKPMLARGELHCIGATTLDEYRKYIEKDAALERRFQPVTVDEPTVEDTVSILRGLKERYEIYHGVRIHDNALVAAATLSHRYITDRFLPDKAIDLVDEACALIRTEIDSMPSELDDLRRRIMQLEIEEMALKKEDDQLSRDRLSKLTAELAEQKDQFNAMKARWESEKHSVDRVKDIKVKIEQMHGDIEQAQVNLEYEKAAKLKYSDLPALEKQLEQAVADSEKRSGGNELVHDTVTEEEIAGIVAKWTGIPVTRLMEGEREKLLHLDEIIHKRVIGQDEAVKLVTEAILRSRAGIADPNRPIGSFLFLGPTGVGKTELAKSLAECLFDDEHNLVRIDMTEYMEKFSVSRLIGAPPGYVGYDEGGQLTEAVRRKPYSVILFDEVEKAHPDVFNILLQILDDGRITDSQGRTVDFKNTIIILTSNLGSQYLLEGITPEGEITKEAQAAVMNEVKNAFRPEFLNRLDEIILFKPLTKANLTGIIDILTEGLKKRLADKTLGLEITDAAKNLIIDKGFDPYYGARPLKRYLQSAAETLIAKEILRGDISAGSTLLLGAKDGELVCAKK, from the coding sequence ATGAACACCAATCAATATACACAAAAGACCATTGAGACCATCAACGCGGCACAGGGCATGGCACAGGAAAACGGCAATCCGTACCTGATGCCCGAGCATCTGTTGTACGCTTTAGTCGATCAGGACGGCGGGCTGATTTCGTCGCTGTTTACAAAGATGGGCGTCGACTGCGACGCGCTTCTCGGCGAACTCGACACGATGATCGGCGCGCTGCCCAAGGTCTCGGGCGGCAGCGGGGAAGTGTACGCCTCCGCCGAAACCGGAAAAGTACTTCGGTTTGCCGAGAAGGTCGCCGAGAAGATGAACGACGAATACGTCTCGGTCGAGCATCTGGCGCTCGGCCTTCTCTCCGAGGGCACACCGCAGATCAAAAAGCTGTTTTCGCAGCACAACGTCACAAAAGAGCGTTTCTCCGAAGAACTCTCGAAAGTCAAGACCGCGCCGGTGACCTCGGACAACCCCGAGAGCACTTATGAAGCGCTGAAAAAATACGGCATTGATCTGGTCGAACGGGCCAGAAAGCAGGAGCTCGATCCGGTCATCGGGCGTGACCCCGAGATCAGAAACGTCATCCGGATACTGTCGCGCAAGACCAAAAACAATCCGGTGCTCATCGGCGAACCGGGCGTCGGCAAGACCGCCATCGCCGAGGGGCTTGCGCAGCGCATCGTGCGCGGCGACGTCCCCGAGGGCCTTAAAGAAAAAACCATCTTTGCGCTCGATATGGGTGCTCTGATCGCGGGCGCGAAATACCGGGGTGAATTCGAAGAACGGCTCAAAGCGGTGCTGAACGAGGTCAAACAAGCCGAGGGCAGGATCATCATGTTCATCGACGAGCTGCATACCATCGTCGGTGCCGGGAAAACCGAGGGCAGCATGGATGCGGGCAACCTGCTCAAACCGATGCTTGCGCGCGGAGAGCTGCACTGCATCGGTGCGACGACCCTCGACGAATACCGCAAATACATCGAAAAAGACGCGGCATTGGAGCGGCGTTTTCAGCCGGTCACGGTCGACGAGCCGACGGTTGAGGACACGGTCTCGATTCTGCGCGGCTTGAAAGAACGCTACGAAATCTACCACGGCGTCCGTATTCACGATAACGCGCTGGTTGCAGCCGCAACCCTCTCACACCGCTATATCACCGACCGCTTTCTGCCCGATAAGGCCATCGACCTCGTCGACGAGGCCTGTGCTTTGATCCGTACCGAGATTGACTCAATGCCGTCCGAACTGGACGACCTGCGCCGCCGCATCATGCAGCTGGAGATTGAGGAGATGGCGCTGAAAAAGGAAGACGACCAACTTTCGCGCGACCGGCTTTCCAAACTGACCGCCGAACTGGCCGAACAAAAAGACCAGTTTAATGCTATGAAAGCACGCTGGGAGTCCGAAAAGCACAGCGTCGATCGGGTCAAGGACATCAAAGTAAAGATCGAGCAAATGCACGGCGACATCGAGCAGGCGCAGGTCAATCTCGAATACGAAAAAGCCGCAAAGCTCAAATACTCCGATCTGCCCGCGCTCGAAAAACAGCTTGAACAAGCCGTTGCCGACAGCGAAAAGCGCTCCGGCGGCAATGAACTCGTGCACGATACCGTCACCGAGGAGGAGATCGCCGGAATCGTCGCCAAGTGGACCGGAATTCCGGTCACAAGGCTCATGGAAGGCGAGCGCGAAAAGCTGCTGCACCTCGATGAGATCATACACAAGCGTGTGATCGGACAGGACGAAGCCGTCAAACTCGTCACCGAGGCGATTCTGCGTTCGCGCGCGGGCATCGCCGACCCGAACCGCCCGATCGGCAGCTTTTTGTTTCTCGGGCCGACCGGCGTCGGCAAAACCGAACTCGCCAAATCGTTAGCCGAATGTCTGTTCGACGACGAACACAACCTCGTGCGCATCGATATGACCGAATACATGGAAAAATTCTCAGTCTCGCGCCTCATCGGCGCGCCTCCCGGTTATGTCGGTTACGACGAAGGCGGACAGCTGACCGAAGCCGTGCGCCGCAAACCCTACAGCGTCATACTGTTTGACGAGGTCGAAAAGGCTCATCCCGATGTTTTCAACATCCTGCTGCAAATCCTCGACGACGGCAGAATCACCGACAGCCAGGGCCGCACGGTCGATTTCAAGAACACCATCATCATCCTGACCTCGAATCTGGGCAGCCAGTATCTGCTCGAGGGCATCACGCCCGAAGGTGAGATCACCAAAGAGGCGCAGGCGGCAGTCATGAACGAGGTCAAAAACGCTTTCAGACCGGAATTTTTGAATCGTTTGGACGAGATCATCCTGTTCAAGCCGCTGACAAAAGCCAACCTGACCGGCATCATCGACATCCTGACCGAGGGCTTGAAAAAACGCCTTGCCGACAAGACGCTCGGACTCGAGATCACCGACGCAGCCAAGAACCTGATCATCGACAAAGGTTTCGACCCTTACTACGGCGCAAGGCCGCTTAAACGGTATCTGCAGAGCGCAGCCGAGACGCTGATCGCAAAGGAGATCCTGCGCGGCGACATCTCCGCCGGCAGCACGCTTTTGCTCGGCGCAAAAGACGGCGAACTGGTCTGCGCAAAGAAATAA